In Eucalyptus grandis isolate ANBG69807.140 chromosome 4, ASM1654582v1, whole genome shotgun sequence, the following proteins share a genomic window:
- the LOC104442534 gene encoding glutaredoxin-C9-like translates to MEAAAIPASDGVMPSKPGSSYEAVRRLASSSAVVLFSMSDCCMCTVAKTLLFGLGVGPTVIELDKLDGGGHDIHAVLRQLAPGGGGALHDWQALPAVFVGGKFLGGLETLMARHINGTLVPLLKDSGALWL, encoded by the coding sequence ATGGAAGCTGCAGCAATCCCAGCGAGCGACGGCGTGATGCCGAGCAAGCCCGGGAGCTCCTACGAGGCGGTGAGGCGCCTCGCCTCCAGCAGCGCGGTGGTGCTCTTCAGCATGAGCGACTGCTGCATGTGCACCGTGGCCAAGACCCTCCTCTTCGGCCTCGGCGTCGGCCCCACTGTGATCGAGCTCGACAAGCTCGACGGCGGCGGCCATGACATCCACGCCGTCCTGCGCCAGCTCGCCCCCGGTGGTGGCGGCGCCCTCCACGACTGGCAGGCTCTCCCGGCGGTCTTCGTAGGCGGCAAGTTCCTGGGCGGGCTCGAAACCCTCATGGCCCGCCACATCAATGGCACGCTGGTCCCGCTCCTCAAGGACTCCGGCGCCCTCTGGCTGTGA
- the LOC104440774 gene encoding adenosylhomocysteinase 1 yields MALIVEKTAGGREYKVKDMSQADFGRLEIELAEVEMPGLMACRAEYGPAQPFKGARITGSLHMTIQTAVLIETLTALGAEVRWCSCNIFSTQDHAAAATARDSAAVFAWKGETLQEYWWCTERALDWGPGGGPDLIVDDGGDATLLIHEGVKAEEEFEKTGKVPDPASTDNAEFQIVLTIIKDGLKADPKKYRKMRDRLVGVSEETTTGVKRLYQMQQNGTLLFPAINVNDSVTKSKFDNLYGCRHSLPDGLMRATDVMIAGKVAVVCGYGDVGKGCAAALKQAGARVIVTEIDPICALQALMEGLQVLPLEDVVSEADIFVTTTGNKDIIMVHHMKKMKNNAIVCNIGHFDNEIDMLGLETFPGVKRITIKPQTDRWVFPDTKSGIIVLAEGRLMNLGCATGHPSFVMSCSFTNQVIAQLELWKEKATGKYEKKVYVLPKHLDEKVAALHLGKLGAKLTKLSKDQADYISVPVEGPYKPPHYRY; encoded by the exons ATGGCGTTGATCGTCGAGAAGACCGCCGGCGGCCGGGAGTACAAGGTGAAGGACATGTCGCAGGCCGACTTCGGGCGCCTCGAGATCGAGCTGGCGGAGGTGGAGATGCCGGGGCTCATGGCCTGCCGCGCCGAGTACGGCCCCGCCCAGCCCTTCAAGGGCGCCCGCATCACCGGCTCCCTCCACATGACCATCCAGACCGCCGTCCTCATCGAGACCCTCACCGCCCTCGGCGCCGAGGTCCGCTGGTGCTCCTGCAACATCTTCTCCACCCAGgaccacgccgccgccgccaccgcccgcgaCTCCGCCGCCGTCTTCGCCTGGAAGGGCGAGACGCTCCAGGAGTACTGGTGGTGCACCGAGCGCGCCCTCGACTGGGGCCCCGGCGGCGGGCCCGACCTCATCgtcgacgacggcggcgacgccACGCTGCTGATCCACGAGGGCGTCAAGGCCGAGGAGGAGTTCGAGAAGACCGGGAAGGTCCCCGACCCGGCCTCCACCGACAACGCGGAGTTCCAGATCGTGCTCACCATCATCAAGGATGGGCTGAAGGCGGACCCCAAGAAGTACCGCAAGATGAGGGACAGGCTGGTCGGCGTCTCGGAGGAGACCACCACCGGCGTCAAGAGGCTGTACCAGATGCAGCAGAACGGGACTCTCTTGTTCCCTGCCATCAACGTCAACGACTCCGTCACGAAGAGCAAG TTTGATAACTTGTATGGTTGTCGCCACTCTCTCCCTGATGGTCTGATGAGGGCTACTGATGTCATGATTGCTGGAAAAGTTGCCGTGGTCTGTGGATATGGAGATGTCGGCAAGGGCTGTGCCGCCGCCCTCAAGCAGGCTGGTGCTCGTGTCATTGTTACTGAAATTGATCCCATCTGTGCCCTCCAAGCTCTCATGGAAGGTCTCCAGGTCCTACCGCTCGAGGATGTCGTGTCCGAGGCTGACATCTTTGTGACCACCACCGGAAACAAGGACATCATCATGGTTCATcacatgaagaagatgaagaacaaTGCCATTGTCTGCAACATCGGTCACTTTGATAACGAGATTGACATGCTCGGTCTTGAGACCTTCCCCGGTGTTAAGCGCATCACGATCAAGCCCCAAACGGACAGGTGGGTCTTCCCCGACACCAAATCGGGCATCATTGTGTTGGCTGAGGGGCGTCTCATGAACCTGGGTTGTGCCACCGGGCACCCTAGTTTCGTGATGTCCTGCTCCTTCACAAACCAGGTGATTGCTCAGCTTGAGCTGTGGAAGGAGAAGGCTACGGGCAAGTATGAGAAGAAGGTCTATGTCTTGCCCAAGCACCTGGATGAGAAGGTGGCTGCTCTTCACCTCGGCAAGCTGGGTGCCAAGCTCACCAAGCTCTCCAAGGACCAAGCTGACTACATTAGCGTGCCTGTCGAGGGTCCCTACAAGCCTCCTCACTACAGGTACTGA
- the LOC104440775 gene encoding LOW QUALITY PROTEIN: ribonuclease P protein subunit p29 (The sequence of the model RefSeq protein was modified relative to this genomic sequence to represent the inferred CDS: inserted 1 base in 1 codon): MAAEEAPQDQRKRALEEALERRFAVARAEAMQPQERRSSNNRKFDRGSGREGDGGAGTAGTASSSVTSVNKDVESSDPTYSLLSQNMHENLLVQNLEISSRRGTGVDRVLHELLQKGDSAQKYMQGXRTMRLDDVILLDNYVPKRSTLAGARLRALRSQSKRSKTHMSMKQHKKCGSFDLPQDLKFDFFKPMHEMWKGYIVELLNISGKNQLAQCLLSADLHGAIIQVAECKVTSLSGASGIMIRETAETFGLITKNDRFRVVPKRGSVFLFQVDCWKITLCGDKLLARD, encoded by the exons ATGGCGGCTGAAGAAGCTCCTCAAGATCAGAGGAAACGCGCGCTGGAGGAGGCGCTGGAACGGCGGTTCGCGGTGGCGCGAGCTGAGGCTATGCAGCCGCAAGAGAGGAGGAGCAGTAATAACCGCAAGTTTGATAGAGGAAGCGGGAGAGAAGGTGATGGTGGGGCTGGCACTGCTGGCACAGCGTCCTCCTCCGTTACTTCGGTGAATAAAG ATGTCGAGTCTAGTGATCCAACGTACTCACTACTATCTCAAAACATGCACGAGAATCTGTTAGTGCAGAATTTGGAG ATTTCTAGCAGAAGAGGAACTGGAGTTGACAGGGTGTTGCATGAACTTCTCCAGAAGGGTGATTCAGCTCAGAAATACATGCAGG TCAGAACTATGAGACTGGATGATGTGATTCTTCTTGATAATTATGTACCAAAACGTAGCACTCTGGCTGGTGCTCGCCTCAGGGCTTTGCGGAGCCAATCAAAACGGTCTAAAACTCACATGTCTATGAAGCAGCATAAGAAATGTGGATCGTTTGATTTGCCTCAAGATCTCAA ATTTGACTTCTTTAAGCCGATGCATGAAATGTGGAAAGGCTACATAGTTGAACTTTTGAACATCAGTGG AAAGAATCAGCTGGCTCAGTGCCTCCTCAGTGCAGATTTACATGGGGCTATTATTCAAG TTGCTGAGTGTAAAGTGACTTCACTTTCTGGTGCAAGTGGTATTATGATACGCGAAACTGCAGAAACATTTGGATTAATCACGAAAAATGATAGATTTCGGG TTGTGCCCAAGAGAGGTTCTGTTTTTCTGTTCCAAGTTGATTGCTGGAAGATTACGTTATGTGGAGACAAACTTCTTGCAAGAGATTAG
- the LOC104440777 gene encoding probable inositol transporter 2, which produces MSGECSELGREEKHSADRRLPVLQMASAPNPALMIIGCAFIDKTGRKKLLAIGLLEVTVSLGFSAAVFHACPALSSAHDPGSCDCTKCSKASLPDCSFRSSPTSKLFPGPCWVSNDTTKEPCCGGDRQWDAMCCLSGYGWLALIGLAVHIASSGGD; this is translated from the exons ATGTCTG GAGAGTGTAGTGAGCTTGGTCGGGAGGAGAAGCACAGTGCTGATCGCAGACTTCCTGTTCTACAAATGGCTTCGGCTCCTAACCCTGCTCTCATGATCATCGGCTGTGCCTTCATCGACAAGACGGGGAGGAAGAAGCTTCTTGCGATCGGCTTGCTCGAGGTGACCGTTTCCCTCGGATTCTCAGCAGCTGTTTTCCATGCCTGTCCCGCTCTCAGCTCAGCCCATGATCCTGGTTCGTGTGACTGCACCAAGTGCTCGAAAGCCTCGTTGCCTGACTGCAGCTTCCGTTCTTCGCCGACCAGCAAG CTCTTTCCAGGGCCATGTTGGGTCTCAAATGACACTACCAAGGAGCCATGCTGCGGTGGAGACCGGCAGTGGGACGCGATGTGCTGCCTGAGCGGATACGGCTGGCTTGCGCTCATCGGACTAGCCGTGCACATCGCGTCCAGTGGAGGTGATTGA